In Acidovorax sp. GBBC 1281, a single window of DNA contains:
- a CDS encoding aldehyde dehydrogenase family protein: MLLFDPRSIAVPAGHFIGGRLVPDAGRIAVLRPSDGQWHADLPLADAATVDAAVQDAWQAWRTTDWARRAPRERARVLRRWADMIEADGPQLAPLEAVCSTRPVRDAAAWDVPFTAEGLRFFAEYADKLGGEVAATRHDHLGMVVAEPYGVVGAITPWNFPLVMMSWKVGAALAAGNAVVLKPSEMTPFSAVRLAQLAVEAGVPPGLFNVVQGDGRTTGDALTRHPRIAKMTFTGSTRTGAAIMATCALQGPKPVTLELGGKSPQLVFDDAPDVDRLAGLIAGAITGNAGQVCVAGSRLIVQRGIAPELVERIGARFAALRPGATWDDTATLPPIISAPQAARILDIVERARDAGAQLRCGGGLFDDVAGGVAAGAAGGAYFQPTLLEGVAADSPAVQEEIFGPVLTVQTFDTEEEGLALAAHAHYGLAAGVHTADIGRALRAMRGISAGTVWINRYGRSADFVIPTGGYHQSGIGKDLGRQAVEANLRFKSVLIDFAAAH, from the coding sequence ATGCTGCTTTTCGATCCCCGGTCCATCGCCGTTCCTGCCGGCCACTTCATCGGCGGGCGCCTCGTGCCCGATGCCGGCCGCATCGCCGTGCTGCGCCCCTCCGACGGCCAATGGCATGCCGACCTGCCGCTGGCCGATGCAGCCACCGTGGACGCCGCGGTGCAGGATGCGTGGCAGGCCTGGCGCACCACGGACTGGGCACGGCGCGCCCCGCGGGAGCGCGCCCGCGTGCTGCGCCGCTGGGCTGACATGATCGAAGCCGACGGCCCGCAACTGGCGCCGCTGGAGGCCGTGTGCTCCACCCGCCCGGTGCGCGATGCCGCTGCGTGGGACGTGCCCTTCACCGCCGAAGGGTTGCGCTTTTTCGCCGAATATGCCGACAAGCTCGGCGGCGAGGTGGCCGCCACGCGGCACGACCACCTGGGCATGGTGGTGGCCGAGCCCTATGGCGTGGTGGGCGCCATCACACCGTGGAATTTTCCGCTGGTGATGATGTCGTGGAAGGTCGGCGCCGCGCTGGCCGCAGGCAATGCGGTGGTGCTCAAGCCGTCCGAGATGACGCCGTTTTCCGCCGTGCGGCTGGCCCAGCTGGCGGTGGAGGCGGGCGTGCCGCCCGGGCTCTTCAATGTGGTGCAGGGCGATGGCCGCACCACCGGCGATGCGCTCACGCGGCACCCCCGGATCGCCAAGATGACCTTCACCGGATCGACGCGCACGGGCGCCGCCATCATGGCCACCTGTGCGCTGCAGGGCCCCAAGCCCGTCACGCTGGAGCTGGGCGGAAAGAGCCCGCAGCTCGTCTTCGACGACGCGCCCGATGTCGACCGGCTGGCCGGCCTCATCGCCGGTGCCATCACCGGCAACGCGGGCCAGGTGTGCGTGGCGGGCTCGCGGCTCATCGTGCAGCGCGGCATCGCGCCGGAACTGGTGGAGCGCATCGGCGCGCGGTTCGCCGCGCTGCGGCCCGGCGCCACCTGGGACGACACCGCCACGCTGCCACCCATCATCTCGGCGCCACAGGCCGCACGCATCCTGGACATCGTGGAGCGCGCGCGCGACGCGGGCGCCCAATTGCGCTGCGGCGGGGGGCTGTTCGACGACGTGGCCGGCGGCGTGGCGGCCGGTGCGGCGGGCGGAGCGTACTTCCAGCCCACGCTGCTCGAAGGCGTGGCGGCCGACAGCCCCGCCGTGCAGGAAGAGATCTTCGGCCCCGTGCTCACGGTGCAGACCTTCGACACCGAGGAAGAGGGCCTGGCCCTGGCCGCGCACGCGCACTACGGCCTGGCGGCCGGCGTGCACACCGCCGACATCGGCCGCGCGCTGCGCGCCATGCGCGGCATCAGCGCGGGCACGGTCTGGATCAACCGCTACGGGCGCAGCGCGGACTTCGTCATTCCCACCGGCGGCTACCACCAGTCGGGCATCGGCAAGGACCTGGGCCGCCAGGCCGTGGAGGCCAACCTGCGCTTCAAAAGCGTGCTCATCGACTTTGCTGCAGCGCACTAA
- a CDS encoding haloacid dehalogenase type II: MTFRPKYVTFDCYGTLTRFRMGEMTRELFADRIPAERMEQFIADFSAYRFDEVLGDWKPYEVVLKNAVRRLCKQWKIQYLDADGQKFYDAVPTWDPHADVPAGLAKVAKEIPLVILSNASDDQIQKNVAMLGAPFHRVYTAQQAQAYKPRLKAFEYMLDSLGCGPQDVLHVSSSLRYDLMSADDIGIKNKVFVNRGHGPGNPAYHYVQIEDIGGLPGVVGL; the protein is encoded by the coding sequence ATGACCTTCCGTCCCAAGTACGTGACCTTCGACTGCTACGGCACGCTCACCCGCTTTCGCATGGGCGAGATGACGCGTGAACTCTTCGCCGACCGCATTCCGGCCGAGCGCATGGAGCAGTTCATCGCCGACTTCAGCGCCTACCGCTTCGACGAAGTGCTGGGCGACTGGAAGCCCTACGAAGTGGTGCTCAAGAACGCCGTGCGCCGCCTGTGCAAGCAGTGGAAGATCCAGTACCTGGACGCCGACGGCCAGAAGTTCTACGACGCCGTTCCCACCTGGGACCCGCATGCCGACGTGCCCGCCGGCCTGGCCAAGGTCGCCAAGGAGATCCCGCTGGTGATCCTGTCCAACGCCTCCGACGACCAGATCCAGAAGAACGTCGCCATGCTCGGCGCGCCGTTCCACCGCGTGTACACCGCGCAGCAGGCCCAGGCCTACAAGCCGCGCCTGAAGGCGTTCGAATACATGCTCGACTCGCTGGGCTGCGGCCCGCAGGACGTGCTGCACGTGTCCTCCAGCCTGCGCTACGACCTGATGTCGGCCGACGACATCGGCATCAAGAACAAGGTGTTCGTGAACCGCGGCCACGGCCCGGGCAACCCGGCCTACCACTACGTGCAGATCGAAGACATCGGCGGCCTGCCGGGCGTCGTCGGCCTCTGA
- a CDS encoding NAD(P)/FAD-dependent oxidoreductase, whose product MKLESYWNDSVPPLALAPHDLPRQVDVAIVGAGFTGLSAALALARRGASVAVLEAGASVAPEASGRNGGHVNNGLAVDYAEVAAKVGVAQARAWYHAYDAAVDTVARIVRDEAIDCDFLRHGKLKLATRPHHLEALRRSAERLIADGVDTDVEILDAARVRAEVQSDRFEGGLLYRRSAQMHMGRFAQGLALAAQRQGAQIHTGTCVDRIERVQGQVHRLHTARGAVQASQVLLATGASRHGGYGTFGWLRRRIVPIGSFIVVTEPLGAARAQALLAERRTYVTIANIHHYFRLTADHRLVFGGRARFAISSPQQDAASGEILRAGLAETFPQLGRVRIDHCWGGLVDMTQDRLPHAGERDGLFYSMGYSGHGTQMSVHMGERMAAVMAGDAEANPWRGRDWPAVPGHFGPPWFLPAVGLYYRLKDRLA is encoded by the coding sequence ATGAAGCTCGAGTCCTACTGGAACGATTCGGTCCCGCCGCTGGCGCTGGCGCCGCACGATCTGCCGCGGCAGGTCGATGTCGCCATCGTCGGCGCGGGCTTCACCGGCCTGTCGGCCGCCCTGGCCCTGGCCCGGCGCGGCGCGAGCGTGGCGGTGCTGGAGGCGGGCGCCAGCGTGGCGCCCGAAGCATCGGGCCGCAACGGCGGCCACGTCAACAACGGCCTGGCGGTGGACTATGCCGAGGTGGCCGCCAAGGTCGGCGTGGCGCAGGCCCGGGCCTGGTACCACGCCTACGACGCCGCGGTGGACACCGTCGCCCGCATCGTGCGGGACGAGGCCATCGACTGCGATTTCCTGCGCCACGGCAAGCTCAAGCTCGCCACCCGGCCCCACCACCTGGAGGCGCTGCGGCGCAGTGCCGAGCGGCTCATCGCCGACGGGGTGGATACCGACGTGGAGATCCTCGACGCCGCCCGGGTGCGCGCCGAGGTGCAGAGCGACCGTTTCGAAGGCGGGCTGCTGTACCGGCGCAGCGCGCAGATGCACATGGGGCGGTTCGCTCAAGGGCTGGCCCTGGCCGCCCAACGCCAGGGCGCGCAGATCCACACCGGCACCTGCGTGGACCGCATCGAGCGCGTGCAGGGCCAGGTGCACCGGCTGCACACCGCGCGCGGCGCGGTGCAGGCCAGCCAGGTGCTGCTGGCCACCGGCGCCTCGCGCCACGGCGGCTACGGCACGTTCGGCTGGCTGCGCCGGCGCATCGTGCCCATCGGCAGCTTCATCGTGGTGACGGAGCCGCTGGGCGCAGCGCGCGCGCAGGCCCTGCTGGCCGAGCGGCGCACCTACGTCACCATCGCCAACATCCACCACTACTTCCGCCTCACGGCCGACCACCGGCTGGTGTTCGGCGGCCGGGCGCGCTTTGCCATCTCCAGCCCGCAGCAGGATGCCGCCAGCGGCGAGATCCTGCGCGCCGGCCTGGCGGAAACCTTCCCGCAACTGGGCCGCGTGCGCATCGACCACTGCTGGGGCGGCCTGGTGGACATGACGCAGGACCGCCTGCCGCACGCCGGCGAGCGCGACGGCCTGTTCTATTCCATGGGCTACAGCGGCCACGGCACGCAGATGTCGGTGCACATGGGCGAGCGCATGGCCGCCGTGATGGCCGGCGATGCTGAGGCCAATCCCTGGCGCGGCCGCGACTGGCCCGCCGTGCCCGGCCACTTCGGCCCGCCGTGGTTCCTGCCGGCGGTGGGGCTGTACTACCGCCTGAAGGACCGGCTGGCCTGA
- a CDS encoding ABC transporter substrate-binding protein: protein MSDSRTPFDTLVGPQESLRVMDSLRRGATRRDVLAMLMAGGMQATLAGGLAGMAVTAHAQTPRRGGRIRVAGATAAATDTLDPAKQSNQTDYSRGTMLYNGLFVLDGSLTPQPALAESSATQDAKTWVFTLRKGVTFHDGKALSPADVVFSILRHKDPATASKAKVLADQIETVKASGPNEVTIELTAPNADLPVILGTFHFHIVKEGTTDFNAGIGTGPYKLKEFKPGVRSLMVRNDAYWKPGKPYLDEIEFVGIGDESARVNALLSGGMDLVASVNPRAVARVKGTPGYAIFTTQSGQYSDLILRKDMGPGANPDFILAMKYLFDREQMKKSIALDYAVIANDQPIDPTNRFYFKDLPQRTFDLDKAKFHLQKSGVTGKVPVVTSPAAMYSTETALLLQQSGQRIGLDLDIKRMPADGYWSNHWLNSPVGFGNVNPRPSADTILTQFFKSDAAWNESRWKSPQFDQLLLASRAETDLAKRRQMYADMQTMIHQDAGIGIPLFLASIDGHSTKLKGLSPIPLGGLMGYSFAEHVWLEA, encoded by the coding sequence ATGAGCGACAGCCGCACCCCGTTCGACACCCTCGTCGGTCCCCAAGAAAGCCTTCGCGTGATGGACTCGCTGCGGCGGGGCGCCACGCGCCGCGACGTGCTCGCCATGCTGATGGCGGGCGGCATGCAGGCCACGCTGGCCGGCGGCCTGGCGGGCATGGCGGTCACCGCGCATGCGCAGACGCCCCGCCGCGGCGGCCGCATCCGCGTGGCCGGCGCCACGGCCGCGGCCACCGACACGCTGGACCCGGCCAAGCAGTCCAACCAGACCGACTACTCGCGCGGCACCATGCTCTACAACGGCCTGTTCGTGCTGGACGGCTCGCTCACGCCGCAGCCCGCGCTGGCCGAATCGTCCGCCACGCAGGACGCCAAGACCTGGGTGTTCACCCTGCGCAAGGGCGTCACCTTCCATGACGGCAAGGCCCTGTCGCCGGCCGACGTGGTGTTCTCCATCCTGCGCCACAAGGACCCGGCCACGGCCTCCAAGGCCAAGGTGCTGGCCGACCAGATCGAGACCGTCAAGGCCTCGGGTCCGAACGAGGTGACCATCGAGCTGACCGCGCCCAACGCCGACCTGCCGGTCATCCTGGGCACCTTCCACTTCCACATCGTCAAGGAAGGCACCACCGACTTCAACGCCGGCATCGGCACCGGCCCCTACAAGCTCAAAGAGTTCAAGCCCGGCGTGCGGTCGCTGATGGTGCGCAACGACGCCTACTGGAAGCCCGGCAAGCCCTACCTGGACGAGATCGAGTTCGTGGGCATCGGCGACGAGAGCGCCCGCGTGAACGCGCTGCTGTCGGGCGGCATGGACCTGGTGGCCTCGGTCAACCCGCGCGCCGTGGCGCGGGTCAAGGGCACGCCCGGCTACGCCATCTTCACCACGCAGTCGGGCCAGTACTCTGACCTCATCCTGCGCAAGGACATGGGCCCGGGCGCCAACCCCGACTTCATCCTGGCGATGAAGTACCTGTTCGACCGCGAGCAGATGAAAAAGAGCATCGCGCTCGACTACGCCGTCATCGCCAACGACCAGCCCATCGACCCGACCAACCGGTTCTACTTCAAGGACCTGCCGCAGCGCACGTTCGATCTGGACAAGGCCAAGTTCCACCTGCAGAAGTCGGGCGTGACGGGCAAGGTGCCGGTGGTCACCTCGCCGGCCGCCATGTACTCGACCGAGACCGCGCTGCTGCTGCAGCAATCGGGCCAGCGCATCGGCCTGGACCTGGACATCAAGCGCATGCCGGCCGACGGCTACTGGTCCAACCACTGGCTCAACAGTCCGGTGGGCTTTGGCAACGTGAACCCGCGCCCCAGCGCCGACACCATCCTGACGCAGTTCTTCAAGTCCGACGCGGCCTGGAACGAGTCGCGCTGGAAGAGCCCGCAGTTCGACCAGCTGCTGCTGGCCTCGCGCGCCGAGACCGATCTGGCCAAACGCCGCCAGATGTACGCCGACATGCAGACCATGATCCACCAGGACGCGGGCATCGGCATTCCGCTGTTCCTGGCCAGCATCGACGGACATTCCACCAAGCTCAAGGGCTTGTCCCCGATTCCGCTGGGCGGCCTGATGGGCTACTCTTTCGCCGAGCACGTCTGGCTCGAAGCCTGA
- a CDS encoding ABC transporter permease: MNRVILKLLVQRILLALLSLLAVSVIVFSITAVLPGDAAQEQLGQDATVEALAALRAQMGLDVPAPLRYLRWLGGIVRGDLGQSVTTQMPVGELVASRLPNSLLLAAVTALFSVPIALTLGIASAVWRGSWFDRLASSAAVAVVSVPEFLVATLAVLVFAVKLKWLPALSYVSDIESVGQMLRAFAMPVLSLCCVIVAQMMRMSRAAVIDQLEAPYIEMVRLKGASPLRMVMAHALPNAIGPIANAVALSLSYLLGGVIIIETIFNYPGIAKLMVDGVTQRDMPLVQTCAMIFCAGYLILVTAADVCGILANPRLRHR; encoded by the coding sequence ATGAACCGTGTGATTCTCAAGCTCCTGGTCCAGCGGATCCTGCTGGCGCTGCTGTCCCTGCTGGCGGTCTCGGTGATCGTTTTCTCGATCACCGCCGTGCTGCCGGGCGACGCCGCGCAGGAGCAGCTGGGGCAGGACGCCACGGTCGAGGCCCTCGCCGCGCTGCGCGCCCAGATGGGGCTGGACGTGCCGGCCCCGCTGCGCTACCTGCGCTGGCTGGGCGGCATCGTGCGCGGCGACCTGGGCCAGTCGGTCACCACGCAGATGCCGGTGGGCGAGCTGGTGGCCAGCCGCCTGCCCAATTCGCTGCTGCTGGCGGCCGTGACCGCGCTGTTCTCGGTGCCCATCGCGCTCACCCTGGGCATCGCCTCGGCCGTGTGGCGCGGCTCGTGGTTCGACCGCCTGGCCTCGTCGGCGGCGGTGGCCGTGGTGTCCGTGCCCGAGTTCCTGGTGGCCACGCTGGCGGTGCTGGTGTTCGCCGTCAAGCTCAAATGGCTGCCCGCGCTGTCCTACGTGAGCGACATCGAATCGGTGGGGCAGATGCTGCGGGCCTTCGCCATGCCCGTGCTCAGCCTGTGCTGCGTGATCGTCGCGCAGATGATGCGCATGAGCCGCGCCGCCGTCATCGACCAGCTGGAGGCGCCCTACATCGAGATGGTGCGCCTGAAGGGGGCCTCGCCCCTGCGCATGGTCATGGCCCACGCGCTGCCCAATGCCATCGGGCCGATCGCCAACGCGGTGGCGCTGTCGCTGTCATACCTGCTGGGCGGCGTCATCATCATCGAGACCATCTTCAACTATCCCGGCATCGCCAAGCTCATGGTCGATGGCGTGACCCAGCGCGACATGCCGCTGGTGCAGACCTGCGCCATGATCTTCTGCGCGGGCTACCTGATCCTGGTGACGGCGGCCGACGTGTGCGGCATCCTCGCCAACCCGCGCCTGCGCCACCGCTGA
- a CDS encoding ABC transporter permease, which translates to MDSLTHPSGPPATPRHAVRRWLSGFGISGLIGLAVLLCWMLAALAGPVLLPGSLQAGGGSDVFAPISAQHWLGTDYLGRDMLARVIDGARYTVGVALLATLLASGTGTALALFAAAMGGKVDTILSRVLDTLTAIPSKMFALILVAGFGSSVAMLVATAAVIYIPGAYRIARSLAVNINALDYVTVARTRGEGTLYIMLREILPNIVGPMLADLGLRFVYVVLLLAGLSFLGLGIQPPAADWGSLVRENIGALPDAGASVIAPALAIASLTIAVNLVIDNLPGRTARERGGR; encoded by the coding sequence ATGGATTCCCTGACCCACCCTTCCGGCCCGCCCGCCACGCCGCGCCACGCGGTGCGCCGCTGGCTCTCGGGCTTCGGCATCTCCGGCCTGATCGGGCTGGCGGTGCTGCTGTGCTGGATGCTGGCCGCCCTGGCCGGTCCCGTGCTGCTGCCGGGCTCGCTGCAGGCGGGCGGCGGCTCCGACGTGTTCGCGCCCATCAGCGCCCAACACTGGCTGGGCACCGACTACCTGGGCCGCGACATGCTGGCGCGCGTGATCGACGGTGCGCGCTACACCGTGGGCGTGGCCTTGCTGGCCACCCTGCTGGCCAGCGGCACGGGCACGGCCCTGGCGCTGTTCGCCGCCGCCATGGGCGGCAAGGTGGACACCATTCTGAGCCGCGTGCTGGACACGCTCACCGCCATTCCCAGCAAGATGTTCGCGCTGATCCTGGTGGCCGGCTTCGGCTCGTCCGTCGCCATGCTGGTGGCCACGGCGGCGGTCATCTACATCCCGGGGGCCTACCGCATCGCGCGGTCGCTGGCCGTCAACATCAATGCGCTCGACTATGTCACCGTGGCGCGCACCCGGGGCGAGGGCACGCTCTACATCATGCTGCGCGAGATCCTGCCCAACATCGTCGGCCCCATGCTGGCCGACCTGGGGCTGCGTTTCGTCTACGTGGTGCTGCTGCTCGCCGGCCTGAGCTTCCTGGGCCTGGGCATCCAGCCGCCCGCGGCCGACTGGGGATCGCTGGTGCGCGAGAACATCGGCGCGCTGCCCGACGCTGGCGCCTCGGTCATCGCACCGGCGCTGGCCATCGCCAGCCTGACCATCGCGGTCAATCTCGTCATCGACAACCTGCCGGGCCGTACGGCCCGTGAACGCGGAGGGCGTTGA
- a CDS encoding ABC transporter ATP-binding protein: MGASVVVQDLSITAGDQTLVDALSFTIAPGEVLALIGESGSGKTTTALALMGYARHGCTISGGSVRIGDVDVLHLAPAAQRALRGRTVAYIAQSAAASFNPSRTIMDQVVEPTRIHGTMKRAEAEAKAVQLFRELALPDPDTIGDRYPHQVSGGQLQRLMAAMALITDPDLVILDEPTTALDVTTQIEVLLAFRRVVRERRATAVYVSHDLAVVAQMADHILVLRNGRMQEVDTTAHILAAPANQYTRCLLAAARPTPRVAEHCRGEGELLLDVRDLSAGYGPVDATGRPAALILEDINFKLYRGQAIGVIGESGSGKTTLARAIAGLIQPWHGTMLFGNSELKTTLGARTKEELRRIQIVFQMADTALNPSHTIERILARPLQFYKGLKGEALQRRIRELLDLVKLPHSVADRLPGGLSGGQKQRVNLARALAADPDLILCDEVTSALDTVVGAAVLDLMAELRRELGVSYLFISHDLHTVRSVCDEIVVMQHGRKLAQVARADYDRGPHHPYYELLARSVPELRQGWLEERAGAPAVLAAAA, from the coding sequence ATGGGAGCATCCGTTGTCGTCCAAGACCTGAGCATCACCGCGGGCGACCAGACGCTGGTCGATGCGCTGAGCTTCACCATCGCGCCCGGAGAAGTGCTGGCGCTCATCGGCGAATCCGGCTCGGGCAAGACCACCACGGCGCTCGCGCTGATGGGCTACGCACGGCACGGCTGCACCATCTCCGGCGGCAGCGTGCGCATCGGCGACGTCGACGTGCTGCACCTGGCGCCTGCCGCGCAGCGCGCGCTGCGCGGGCGCACCGTGGCCTACATCGCGCAGAGCGCCGCCGCGTCGTTCAACCCGTCGCGCACCATCATGGACCAGGTGGTCGAGCCCACCCGCATCCACGGCACAATGAAGCGCGCCGAGGCCGAGGCCAAGGCGGTGCAGCTGTTCCGTGAACTCGCGCTGCCCGACCCGGACACCATCGGCGACCGCTACCCGCACCAGGTCTCGGGCGGGCAACTGCAGCGGCTGATGGCCGCCATGGCGCTCATCACCGACCCCGACCTCGTCATCCTCGACGAGCCCACCACCGCGCTGGACGTGACCACGCAGATCGAAGTGCTGCTCGCCTTTCGCCGCGTGGTGCGCGAACGCCGCGCCACCGCCGTCTACGTGAGCCACGACCTCGCCGTGGTGGCGCAGATGGCCGACCACATCCTCGTGCTGCGCAACGGCCGGATGCAGGAGGTGGACACCACCGCGCACATCCTCGCCGCCCCGGCCAACCAATACACCCGGTGCCTGCTGGCCGCCGCGCGCCCCACGCCGCGCGTGGCCGAGCACTGCCGGGGCGAGGGCGAGTTGCTGCTCGATGTGCGCGACCTGTCCGCCGGCTACGGCCCGGTGGACGCCACCGGCCGCCCCGCCGCGCTCATCCTGGAGGACATCAACTTCAAGCTCTACCGCGGCCAGGCCATCGGCGTCATCGGCGAGTCGGGCTCGGGCAAGACCACGCTGGCGCGCGCCATCGCCGGGCTCATCCAGCCCTGGCACGGCACCATGCTGTTCGGCAACTCGGAGCTCAAGACCACGCTGGGCGCCCGCACCAAGGAAGAGCTGCGCCGCATTCAGATCGTGTTCCAGATGGCCGACACGGCGCTCAACCCCTCGCACACCATCGAGCGCATCCTGGCCCGGCCGCTGCAGTTCTACAAGGGGCTCAAGGGCGAGGCGCTGCAGCGGCGCATCCGCGAGCTGCTCGACCTGGTCAAGCTGCCGCACAGCGTGGCGGATCGCCTGCCCGGCGGCCTGTCGGGCGGGCAGAAGCAGCGGGTCAACCTGGCCCGCGCGCTCGCGGCCGACCCCGACCTGATCCTGTGCGACGAAGTGACCTCCGCCCTCGACACCGTGGTGGGCGCCGCCGTGCTCGACCTGATGGCCGAGCTGCGGCGCGAGCTGGGCGTTTCGTACCTCTTCATCAGCCACGATCTGCACACCGTGCGCTCCGTGTGCGACGAGATCGTCGTCATGCAGCACGGCCGCAAACTCGCGCAGGTGGCGCGCGCCGACTACGACCGCGGGCCGCACCACCCGTATTACGAACTGCTGGCGCGCTCGGTGCCCGAGCTGCGCCAGGGCTGGCTGGAGGAGAGGGCCGGCGCACCGGCCGTGCTGGCCGCAGCGGCCTGA
- a CDS encoding tartrate dehydrogenase: MHPIFRIAVIPGDGIGKEVMPEGLRAIQTAAERFGFELECRTIDWASCDYYAAHGKMMPDDWKAQLAGVDAIFFGAVGWPATVPDHVSLWGSLLKFRREFDQYINLRPVRLFEGVPCPLAGRKPGDIDYFVVRENTEGEYTSLGGIMYEGTDREIVIQESVYSRHGANRLLKFAFDLAQSRAKKHVTLATKSNGIAISMPWWDARADDIAKGYPEVTLDKQHIDILTARFVLQPGRFDVVAATNLFGDILSDLGPATTGTIGLAPSANLNPERTFPSLFEPVHGSAPDIYGQNIANPIAMIWSGALMLDFLTQGQGAGRQAHDAIVAAIEEVIKTGPKTPDLGGTANTTQVGEAIAACIARR; this comes from the coding sequence ATGCACCCCATCTTCCGCATCGCCGTGATCCCCGGCGACGGCATCGGCAAGGAAGTCATGCCCGAGGGCCTGCGGGCCATCCAGACCGCGGCCGAGCGCTTCGGCTTCGAACTGGAATGCCGCACCATCGACTGGGCCAGCTGCGACTACTACGCCGCTCACGGAAAAATGATGCCCGACGACTGGAAGGCCCAACTCGCCGGCGTGGACGCCATCTTCTTCGGCGCCGTCGGCTGGCCCGCCACCGTGCCCGACCATGTGTCCCTGTGGGGCTCGCTGCTCAAGTTCCGCCGCGAGTTCGACCAGTACATCAACCTGCGCCCCGTGCGCCTCTTCGAAGGCGTGCCGTGTCCCCTGGCCGGCAGGAAGCCCGGCGACATCGACTACTTCGTCGTGCGCGAGAACACCGAGGGCGAATACACGTCGCTGGGCGGCATCATGTACGAGGGCACCGACCGCGAGATCGTCATCCAGGAATCGGTCTACTCGCGCCACGGCGCCAACCGCCTCTTGAAGTTCGCCTTCGACCTGGCGCAGAGCCGCGCCAAGAAGCACGTGACCCTCGCCACCAAGAGCAACGGCATCGCCATCAGCATGCCCTGGTGGGACGCCCGCGCCGACGACATCGCCAAGGGGTACCCCGAGGTCACGCTGGATAAGCAGCACATCGACATCCTCACCGCGCGCTTCGTGCTGCAGCCCGGGCGCTTCGACGTGGTGGCCGCCACCAACCTGTTCGGCGACATCCTCAGCGACCTGGGGCCCGCCACCACCGGCACCATCGGCCTGGCGCCTTCGGCCAACCTGAACCCCGAGCGCACCTTCCCCAGCCTGTTCGAGCCCGTGCATGGCTCGGCGCCGGACATCTACGGCCAAAACATCGCCAACCCCATCGCCATGATCTGGTCGGGTGCGCTGATGCTGGACTTCTTGACGCAAGGCCAGGGCGCAGGGCGGCAGGCGCACGATGCCATCGTGGCGGCGATCGAAGAGGTCATCAAAACCGGGCCGAAGACGCCCGACTTAGGGGGCACGGCCAACACCACCCAGGTGGGCGAGGCCATCGCCGCGTGCATCGCCAGGCGCTAG